In Anaerolineales bacterium, the following are encoded in one genomic region:
- a CDS encoding carbohydrate kinase family protein, translating into MNKDIDIVAAGHTCLDLIPAFTIDGTVDKLTDVLVPGKMINMGECVVVGGGPVTNAGVSIRRLGVKTELIGKVGDDDFGKQILQWYEDKEGHFAGMSVVKGESTSYTIAICIPGIDRFYLHHTGANDTFGYEDMNWTIVNRARLMLFGYPPWMRKIYENTGAELTKILKKTRELGTTTALDMSIPDMESYAGRQDWYAICKAWVPLTDIMVPSAEELFFFLYKDQFLKKKAALGPKESVLDHLSVAEISQMGKDLLDMGTGVAMVKCGVRGLYVRTAGKERLAKFGAAACGDLDNWAERELWFPVYEEEKFVGALGSGDSAIAGFLSAFVRGHTIESCLRYANAAGSMNVTVPDGLSWNKGFDDLTRRIESGWKTKPMKIAESGWKKEREFWAGPNDRGKWEAAKP; encoded by the coding sequence ATGAACAAGGATATCGACATCGTCGCCGCAGGCCATACCTGCCTGGACTTGATCCCCGCGTTCACCATCGACGGGACCGTCGACAAGCTGACCGACGTGCTCGTGCCCGGCAAGATGATCAACATGGGCGAGTGCGTGGTCGTGGGCGGGGGGCCGGTCACCAATGCGGGGGTATCGATCCGCCGGCTGGGTGTGAAGACCGAACTGATCGGCAAAGTGGGTGACGACGATTTCGGCAAGCAGATCCTGCAGTGGTACGAGGACAAGGAAGGCCACTTTGCGGGGATGAGCGTGGTCAAGGGCGAATCGACCTCCTACACCATCGCGATCTGCATCCCCGGAATCGACCGCTTCTACCTGCATCACACCGGCGCCAACGACACGTTCGGCTATGAAGACATGAACTGGACCATCGTCAACCGGGCCCGCTTGATGCTGTTCGGCTACCCGCCGTGGATGCGCAAGATCTACGAAAACACCGGCGCCGAGCTGACAAAGATCCTCAAGAAAACCCGCGAACTCGGAACCACCACCGCCCTCGACATGTCGATCCCCGACATGGAAAGCTACGCCGGGCGGCAGGATTGGTATGCCATCTGCAAGGCCTGGGTCCCGCTGACCGACATCATGGTCCCCAGCGCGGAAGAGCTGTTCTTCTTCCTATATAAGGACCAATTCCTGAAGAAGAAGGCCGCCCTCGGCCCGAAGGAAAGCGTGCTCGATCACCTGAGCGTGGCCGAAATCTCGCAAATGGGCAAGGACCTGCTGGACATGGGCACGGGGGTGGCGATGGTCAAATGCGGGGTCCGCGGCCTGTACGTCCGCACGGCGGGCAAGGAGCGGCTGGCCAAGTTCGGCGCGGCGGCCTGCGGCGACCTCGACAACTGGGCCGAGCGCGAGCTGTGGTTCCCGGTCTACGAGGAAGAGAAGTTCGTCGGCGCGCTGGGTTCGGGAGATTCGGCGATCGCCGGGTTCCTCTCCGCTTTCGTGCGCGGCCACACGATCGAATCCTGCCTGCGCTACGCCAACGCCGCCGGCAGCATGAACGTGACCGTCCCCGACGGCCTCTCGTGGAACAAGGGATTCGATGATCTGACCCGCCGGATCGAATCCGGTTGGAAGACCAAGCCGATGAAGATCGCGGAATCCGGCTGGAAGAAGGAGCGCGAGTTTTGGGCCGGGCCGAACGACCGCGGCAAGTGGGAAGCCGCAAAACCATAA
- a CDS encoding glycoside hydrolase family 3 C-terminal domain-containing protein, producing the protein MSNGREEFVSKKLAQMSLAERVGQLLTFTWRGAYLTPSGIEQVTKLNAGGLCLEPYGLETCKNLYWGHSQVDKTFKKPKDYFDIAHTYFDDHNYGVSVTPEELTEALNNLQKIALGRPSGIPLHITIDMEGDFKNDYTSGGIRQFIPPMGLTAIGDIDLAYKLANALARQMAAIGVTQFYHPVCDININPLNPEIGVRSFGDDPEVCARFVEATVRGYQDAGVVATAKHFPGRGDSATDAHDVLDVCRADLARMKAVELVTFAAAIRAGAKAVMTAHTIYPPYDKTYPSTLSPAILTDLLRHELGFQGVIVSDAIGMAAILKKWPLPKACAMAIKAGVDTILLKADDESRSQCFFGIKSAVESGELSEDRVNDAVRRLLSMKYDQGLFEKVGQNDPAKTTAVARGREIIDLSREAAHKAMLIVRDDKHLLPLSKEKKILVIEQCIPYPFLGKDLYSHPHMFCEAMTKHSTNLILDDTAFHADEEEGEVKEALELAKQTDLVVMTNYYARIEKRGNNSHLVKALKKAGHTVVVVTNSPYIMGTTREADAVLCNFSGSPDSIRLSADILFGAIQPYPTTKMPVKLPPVAPEPPARKSAAKKPAGKKASKKSAPKKGFAFGGKC; encoded by the coding sequence ATGTCGAACGGACGGGAAGAATTCGTTTCCAAAAAGCTGGCCCAGATGAGCCTGGCGGAAAGGGTCGGGCAGCTGCTCACCTTCACTTGGCGCGGCGCCTACCTCACCCCCTCGGGGATCGAGCAGGTCACCAAGCTGAACGCCGGCGGCTTGTGCTTGGAGCCGTACGGCCTGGAAACCTGCAAAAACCTGTATTGGGGCCACTCGCAGGTGGACAAGACCTTTAAGAAGCCGAAGGACTACTTCGACATCGCCCACACCTACTTCGACGACCACAACTACGGCGTGTCCGTCACTCCGGAGGAGCTGACCGAGGCGCTGAACAACCTCCAGAAGATCGCCCTGGGCCGGCCCTCCGGCATCCCGCTCCACATCACCATCGACATGGAGGGGGATTTTAAAAACGACTACACCTCCGGCGGGATCCGGCAGTTCATCCCCCCAATGGGCCTCACCGCCATCGGCGACATCGACCTCGCCTACAAGCTGGCCAACGCCCTGGCGCGGCAGATGGCCGCGATCGGCGTGACCCAGTTTTACCACCCGGTGTGCGACATCAACATCAATCCGCTCAACCCGGAAATCGGCGTGCGTTCGTTCGGCGACGATCCGGAAGTCTGCGCCCGGTTCGTCGAAGCCACCGTCCGCGGGTACCAGGATGCCGGCGTCGTCGCCACCGCCAAGCACTTCCCCGGCCGCGGCGATTCGGCCACCGACGCCCACGACGTGCTCGACGTCTGCCGCGCGGACCTGGCGCGGATGAAAGCCGTCGAGCTGGTCACTTTCGCGGCCGCGATCCGAGCCGGGGCGAAGGCGGTGATGACGGCCCACACGATCTACCCGCCCTACGACAAGACCTACCCCTCGACCCTATCCCCGGCCATCCTCACCGACCTCCTGCGCCACGAACTCGGCTTCCAGGGCGTGATCGTCTCCGATGCGATCGGCATGGCCGCGATCCTCAAGAAGTGGCCGCTGCCCAAGGCCTGCGCGATGGCGATCAAGGCCGGGGTCGACACCATCCTGCTTAAAGCCGACGATGAATCCCGCTCGCAGTGCTTCTTCGGGATCAAATCCGCCGTGGAAAGCGGCGAGCTTTCGGAAGACCGCGTCAACGACGCGGTCCGCCGCCTGCTGTCGATGAAGTACGACCAGGGTCTGTTCGAGAAGGTCGGCCAGAACGACCCGGCCAAGACCACCGCCGTCGCCCGCGGCCGCGAGATCATCGACCTTTCGCGCGAGGCGGCGCACAAGGCGATGTTGATCGTGCGCGACGACAAGCATCTGCTGCCCCTTTCCAAAGAAAAGAAGATCCTCGTCATCGAGCAGTGCATCCCTTACCCGTTCCTGGGCAAGGACCTCTACAGCCATCCGCACATGTTTTGCGAGGCGATGACCAAGCACTCCACCAACCTGATCCTCGACGACACCGCCTTCCACGCCGACGAGGAGGAGGGCGAGGTGAAGGAAGCCCTCGAGCTGGCGAAGCAGACGGACTTGGTGGTGATGACCAACTACTACGCGCGCATCGAAAAGCGCGGCAACAATTCGCACTTGGTCAAGGCGCTGAAGAAGGCCGGGCACACGGTCGTCGTCGTGACCAATTCGCCCTACATTATGGGCACCACCCGCGAAGCCGACGCGGTGCTGTGCAACTTCAGCGGATCCCCCGATTCCATCCGCCTTTCGGCCGACATCCTCTTCGGAGCGATCCAACCGTATCCGACGACCAAGATGCCCGTCAAACTGCCGCCCGTGGCGCCGGAGCCTCCGGCCAGAAAATCCGCCGCCAAGAAACCGGCCGGCAAGAAGGCCTCGAAGAAGTCGGCGCCCAAGAAGGGTTTCGCCTTCGGCGGGAAGTGCTAG
- a CDS encoding endo-1,4-beta-xylanase → MTEKKTPPAGLPAGFSPEAVQSRIRKLRMGKISVQTKPGAEVAVRQTRHEFLFGTAVPDSLAEKARPCMRPADRRRYLETLERNFTFAVHENALKWYDCETRPGKVDYYLADRIWELCHERNIPMRGHCLFWEKEELNLPWVRELGSDELRAAVVRRALSVTGHFKGRIREFDLNNEMINGEFFQRRFGYGIISEMAWMAKAGNPEAVLYVNDYGILYDRGFNLDSYVMQIRNLLANGVPIGGIGVQGHSAALHQPGLSEEHVQDALDRLSVFGLPIKITECLFDVDDEQHQASELRKIFPVFFAHPNVEAILIWGFWAGDHWRPWSALWRKDWSITPQGEAFRDLVYNQWWTQASGKADRSGMFQTEGFFGEYQITSEGKTQKAALRKKDKALKVAFS, encoded by the coding sequence ATGACCGAGAAGAAAACCCCCCCGGCCGGCCTTCCCGCCGGCTTCTCCCCCGAAGCGGTCCAAAGCCGCATCCGCAAACTTCGCATGGGAAAAATCTCCGTCCAGACCAAACCGGGCGCCGAGGTTGCGGTGCGCCAGACCCGGCACGAGTTCCTGTTCGGTACGGCGGTCCCGGATTCGCTCGCCGAGAAGGCGCGCCCTTGCATGCGCCCGGCGGACCGCCGGCGGTACCTGGAAACCCTGGAGCGGAATTTCACCTTCGCGGTCCACGAAAACGCGCTCAAGTGGTACGACTGCGAAACGCGCCCGGGCAAGGTCGATTATTACCTGGCGGACCGGATCTGGGAGCTGTGCCACGAGCGCAACATCCCGATGCGCGGGCACTGTCTGTTCTGGGAAAAGGAAGAGCTGAACCTGCCATGGGTCCGGGAGCTGGGCAGCGACGAATTGCGGGCGGCGGTCGTCCGCCGCGCCCTGAGCGTCACGGGGCATTTCAAGGGCCGGATCCGCGAGTTCGACCTCAACAACGAAATGATCAACGGCGAGTTTTTCCAGCGCCGTTTCGGATACGGGATCATCAGCGAGATGGCCTGGATGGCCAAAGCCGGCAATCCGGAGGCCGTGCTGTACGTCAACGACTACGGCATTCTCTACGACCGCGGCTTCAACCTCGATTCCTACGTGATGCAGATCCGCAACCTGCTGGCCAACGGCGTGCCGATCGGCGGAATCGGGGTGCAGGGGCATTCCGCGGCCCTGCACCAGCCCGGCCTCTCAGAGGAGCACGTCCAGGACGCGCTCGACCGGCTCTCGGTGTTCGGCCTGCCGATCAAGATCACCGAATGCCTGTTCGACGTCGACGACGAGCAACACCAGGCTTCGGAACTGCGGAAGATCTTTCCGGTGTTCTTCGCCCACCCGAACGTCGAAGCCATCCTGATCTGGGGCTTCTGGGCGGGCGATCATTGGCGGCCTTGGTCCGCGCTGTGGCGCAAAGATTGGTCGATCACCCCGCAAGGGGAGGCGTTCCGCGACCTGGTGTACAACCAATGGTGGACCCAGGCATCGGGGAAGGCCGACCGCTCGGGGATGTTCCAAACCGAAGGCTTCTTCGGGGAGTATCAGATCACCTCGGAAGGCAAGACCCAAAAGGCCGCCCTGCGCAAAAAGGACAAAGCCCTCAAGGTCGCGTTCTCGTAA
- a CDS encoding flippase-like domain-containing protein, which translates to MKRWQFWVGLLISIVCLYYFLIRQQNWAELWDSIRGAQYFWLIPAIAVYFMGVAVRAWRLHYLMRPIKKVPTRTLFPIVCIAYMGNNIFPWRAGELLIRPYLIRQKEGVSFSANFAIVFIERTFDAVVMMLFVFVNLPELARLGAGGSGVAGTIEQLALYGTVLFFGALVAFILAAMFPAVTARASGRLIAHFVPARFRPKAQGIVDRLLEGLSSLRSPRDVLMVLFTSILIWLFETGKYWFLMHAFAFGVSFFALMLMNGIANLVTIIPSAPGYIGTFEAAGIAVLEAYGVEHAVASAYTVVLHAALWLPITLLGGFFWLREGLSVKEIQAEVKAD; encoded by the coding sequence ATGAAGCGCTGGCAATTCTGGGTCGGCCTGCTGATCAGCATCGTTTGCTTGTATTATTTTCTCATCCGCCAACAAAATTGGGCCGAACTGTGGGATTCCATCCGCGGCGCACAATACTTTTGGTTGATCCCCGCCATCGCCGTATATTTCATGGGCGTAGCGGTGCGCGCCTGGCGCCTCCATTACCTGATGCGGCCGATCAAGAAGGTTCCCACCCGAACGCTGTTTCCGATTGTGTGCATTGCCTACATGGGCAACAACATTTTTCCGTGGCGCGCCGGCGAACTGCTCATCCGCCCGTACCTGATCCGGCAGAAGGAGGGCGTATCGTTCAGCGCCAATTTCGCCATCGTGTTCATCGAGCGCACCTTCGACGCGGTGGTGATGATGCTGTTCGTCTTCGTCAACCTGCCCGAGCTGGCCCGGCTCGGCGCCGGAGGATCCGGGGTGGCCGGGACGATCGAGCAATTGGCCCTCTACGGAACGGTGCTGTTCTTCGGCGCGCTGGTCGCGTTCATCCTGGCGGCGATGTTTCCGGCCGTCACGGCCCGGGCGTCCGGCCGGCTGATCGCCCATTTCGTTCCCGCCCGCTTCCGCCCGAAGGCGCAGGGGATTGTCGACCGACTGCTGGAGGGATTAAGCAGCCTGCGCTCGCCGCGCGACGTGTTGATGGTCCTGTTCACCTCGATCCTGATCTGGCTGTTCGAGACCGGCAAGTATTGGTTCCTGATGCACGCCTTCGCCTTCGGCGTTTCCTTCTTCGCGCTGATGCTGATGAACGGGATCGCCAATTTGGTGACGATCATCCCCTCCGCGCCCGGATACATCGGGACCTTCGAGGCGGCCGGGATCGCCGTGCTGGAGGCCTACGGGGTGGAGCATGCCGTCGCCTCGGCCTACACCGTCGTCCTGCACGCCGCGCTGTGGCTGCCGATCACGCTGCTGGGGGGATTCTTTTGGCTGCGCGAGGGGTTGTCGGTGAAAGAGATTCAGGCGGAAGTGAAGGCGGACTGA
- the rdgB gene encoding RdgB/HAM1 family non-canonical purine NTP pyrophosphatase: protein MTGKPRLLIATANPGKQREYRALLREATAEIVFPNDLGMTLEVDEDGATFGENAAKKAVAFARAAGLPAAADDSGLEVDALGGAPGVLSARWAGAEADDARRRAHLLEQLKGVPAPRRARFVCVIAVASPAGAVEFAEGECHGEIACAERGTNGFGYDPVFRPAGRAATMAEISAEEKNEISHRARAVRAAIPIIRRMLEKGRKK from the coding sequence ATGACCGGAAAGCCCCGCTTGCTGATCGCCACCGCCAATCCCGGCAAGCAGCGCGAATACCGCGCCCTGTTGCGCGAAGCGACGGCCGAGATCGTCTTTCCGAACGACCTTGGAATGACGCTTGAGGTGGACGAGGACGGCGCGACGTTCGGCGAGAACGCAGCCAAGAAGGCCGTCGCCTTCGCGCGCGCGGCCGGGCTTCCCGCCGCGGCGGACGATTCCGGACTGGAGGTGGATGCGCTCGGAGGCGCGCCGGGCGTGCTCTCCGCGCGCTGGGCGGGCGCGGAGGCCGACGACGCGCGCCGCCGGGCGCACCTGCTGGAGCAATTGAAAGGCGTCCCCGCGCCGCGCCGGGCCCGCTTCGTGTGCGTGATCGCGGTCGCCTCTCCCGCCGGCGCGGTGGAATTCGCCGAGGGCGAGTGCCACGGGGAGATCGCCTGCGCCGAGCGCGGAACGAACGGCTTCGGCTACGATCCGGTGTTTCGGCCGGCGGGGCGCGCGGCGACGATGGCGGAGATCTCCGCCGAAGAAAAAAACGAAATCAGCCACCGGGCCCGCGCCGTGCGGGCGGCGATTCCGATCATTCGACGAATGCTGGAAAAAGGCCGGAAGAAGTAG
- a CDS encoding GAF domain-containing protein: protein MRLPEASESLERTTITLRWAMLLATAILAPIGGPLPPESFLALIFLFVLQVVLSISSYINLRLPRLSWIGIALLDALLILPVYLRAGGGAGAVFWIGLLPAATFSIFFGSIWGVLTGCFMAAAQVFLQLSPENITPAVFALVWSVPLMIIAGGAGNLAQRLDYRLMLARRKRDEEFNQELDRLKTMNRSVYRMASAITGSLEPLRILDTALDLATEGSGEKGSTGRLISMALLRDQNEFFTATARRLTRADLRATFPGDAGALSRILRSRMPTRADSPEEDPELSQVVTLHACRSGILLPMVVEDEVRGALLFAHPDPRFIEGDFLELVEGMTKQTASSLRNAELFTALREERDRLVEVEEQARKKLASDLHDGPIQATAAIAMRVNYARRLLQRRPETTSEELFEIEELARRATKEMRHMLFTLRPLVLETQGLATALRQLAEKTRDTFNQEILLDLEPDAADKLDINRQGVLFNLVDEAIGNARKHAKAAHIWIRMHKEVDVLFLEVADDGVGFDLAEVEKHYTERSSLGLVNLRERAELAGGNLQILSAPGKGTRVQVRVPLQLLASAEPSAPKA, encoded by the coding sequence ATGAGGTTGCCCGAGGCTTCGGAATCGCTGGAACGCACCACCATCACCCTGCGCTGGGCAATGCTGCTTGCAACGGCGATCCTCGCGCCGATCGGCGGCCCCCTGCCCCCCGAGTCGTTTCTCGCGCTGATCTTCCTCTTCGTCCTCCAGGTCGTCCTCAGCATCAGCAGCTACATCAACCTGCGCCTGCCGCGCCTTTCGTGGATCGGGATCGCCCTGCTCGACGCGCTCTTGATCCTGCCCGTGTACCTGCGGGCGGGCGGCGGAGCCGGCGCGGTCTTCTGGATCGGCTTGCTGCCGGCGGCGACGTTTTCGATCTTCTTCGGCTCGATCTGGGGCGTGCTGACCGGGTGTTTCATGGCCGCCGCCCAGGTCTTCCTCCAATTGTCCCCGGAAAACATCACCCCCGCGGTCTTCGCGCTGGTGTGGAGCGTTCCGCTGATGATCATCGCCGGCGGAGCGGGGAATCTCGCCCAGCGGCTGGATTACCGGCTGATGCTGGCGCGCCGCAAACGCGACGAAGAATTCAACCAGGAGCTCGACCGCCTGAAGACGATGAACCGCTCGGTCTACCGGATGGCCAGCGCGATCACCGGCAGCCTGGAGCCGCTGCGCATCCTCGACACGGCGCTCGACCTGGCAACCGAGGGCAGCGGCGAAAAGGGCAGCACCGGCCGCCTGATCAGCATGGCCCTGCTGCGCGACCAGAACGAATTTTTCACCGCCACCGCCCGCCGATTGACCCGCGCCGACTTGCGCGCCACCTTCCCCGGCGACGCCGGGGCGCTGTCGCGCATTCTGCGGTCGCGCATGCCCACCCGCGCGGATTCGCCGGAAGAGGACCCGGAGCTTTCGCAGGTGGTTACGCTGCACGCCTGCCGCTCCGGCATCCTCCTGCCGATGGTGGTGGAGGACGAGGTGCGCGGCGCTTTGCTCTTCGCCCATCCGGATCCGCGCTTCATCGAAGGCGATTTCCTCGAACTGGTGGAAGGGATGACCAAACAGACCGCCTCGTCGCTGCGCAATGCGGAGCTCTTCACCGCTTTGCGCGAAGAGCGCGACCGGCTGGTGGAAGTGGAGGAGCAGGCGCGAAAGAAGCTGGCCAGCGACCTGCACGACGGGCCGATCCAGGCCACGGCCGCGATCGCCATGCGGGTGAATTACGCCCGGCGGCTGCTGCAGCGCCGCCCGGAGACCACCAGCGAGGAGCTGTTCGAGATCGAGGAGCTCGCCCGGCGGGCGACCAAAGAAATGCGCCATATGCTCTTCACCCTCCGCCCGCTGGTCCTCGAGACCCAGGGCCTGGCCACCGCACTCCGCCAACTCGCGGAAAAAACGCGCGATACCTTCAACCAGGAGATCCTCCTCGACTTGGAGCCCGACGCCGCCGACAAGCTGGATATCAACCGCCAGGGCGTCCTGTTCAACCTGGTCGACGAAGCGATTGGCAACGCGCGCAAGCACGCCAAAGCCGCCCATATCTGGATCCGCATGCACAAAGAGGTCGACGTTCTCTTCCTCGAAGTGGCCGACGACGGGGTCGGCTTCGACCTCGCCGAAGTGGAAAAACACTACACCGAGCGCAGCAGCTTGGGCCTGGTCAACCTGCGCGAGCGGGCCGAGCTGGCCGGCGGCAACCTGCAGATCCTCTCCGCCCCGGGCAAGGGAACCCGGGTCCAGGTCCGGGTGCCCCTGCAACTCCTCGCATCCGCCGAGCCCTCCGCTCCCAAAGCCTGA